The Raphanus sativus cultivar WK10039 chromosome 2, ASM80110v3, whole genome shotgun sequence genome includes a region encoding these proteins:
- the LOC108817164 gene encoding transcription termination factor MTERF5, chloroplastic isoform X1 codes for MQTFSQIGPSEIFFIARRDNPCTSICRAQLWFTGRLHFRQDSFGFRLKNRVVEYSARPVPPNLIAAEKEEAKAVLTLFFKKQGLSNSVSVRIINKSDLFIDHLVSRLHSVHKSRYLVGRELTTLEIRDSLIPYLEQLHEQHGHLLSDLVVSFPDPPPEDRPASSSSPPLAPLTAPPGLAADTKKLRAVSRVSELDTEGSLRPQTLYLLDLGLNLEQIKTITRKFAAFPYYSLEGKIKPVVEFLLDLGIPKSDIPTILCKRPQICGISLTDNLKPTMAFLETLGIDKNQWAKIIYRFPAILTYSRQKLISTVEFLTQTGLTEEQIGKILTRCPNIMSYSVEDKLRPTMEYFESLNVDVAVLLHRCPQTFGLSIETNLKPVTEFFLEKGYGLDEIGVMISRYGALYTFSLKENLMPKWDYFQTTMDYPNSELVKFPQFFGYSLQERIKPRYELVKRSGVRLLLNQVLSLSGVEFEKVVKKKMMKKLVSDHHQQK; via the exons ATGCAAACATTTAGTCAGATAGGACCGTCGGAGATTTTCTTCATCGCTAGAAGAGACAACCCCTGTACGAG TATTTGCAGGGCACAGCTTTGGTTCACAGGAAGACTCCATTTCCGACAAGACTCATTTG GGTTTCGCTTAAAGAACAGAGTCGTCGAGTACAGCGCGAGACCTGTCCCTCCAAACCTGATCGcagcagagaaagaagaagccaAAGCCGTCCTAACCCTCTTCTTCAAGAAGCAAGGTCTCAGCAACAGCGTCTCCGTCAGGATCATCAACAAATCCGATCTCTTCATCGACCACCTAGTCTCCAGACTCCACTCCGTTCACAAATCCCGTTACCTCGTGGGAAGAGAGCTCACCACGCTCGAGATACGAGACTCTCTCATCCCTTACCTCGAACAGCTCCACGAACAACACGGCCATCTCCTCTCTGACCTCGTCGTCAGCTTCCCCGATCCACCACCCGAAGACagaccagcttcttcttcttcaccaccTCTAGCTCCACTCACAGCACCTCCTGGTCTCGCTGCAGACACTAAGAAACTAAGAGCCGTCTCTCGCGTCAGCGAGCTCGACACAGAAGGTTCTTTACGTCCTCAGACGCTCTACCTCCTCGACCTCGGCCTCAACCTCGAGCAGATCAAAACAATCACCCGCAAGTTCGCAGCGTTTCCTTACTACAGCCTCGAGGGAAAGATCAAACCCGTCGTGGAGTTTCTCCTAGACCTAGGTATCCCCAAGTCAGACATTCCCACCATCCTCTGCAAGAGGCCGCAGATCTGCGGGATAAGCCTAACCGATAACCTCAAACCAACGATGGCCTTCTTGGAGACGTTAGGCATCGACAAGAACCAATGGGCGAAGATCATCTACCGTTTCCCGGCCATCTTGACTTACAGCAGGCAGAAACTCATCTCCACCGTCGAGTTCTTGACCCAAACCGGTTTAACCGAAGAACAGATCGGGAAGATCTTGACTCGTTGTCCGAACATCATGTCCTACAGCGTGGAGGACAAGCTACGTCCCACGATGGAGTACTTCGAGTCTCTGAACGTCGACGTGGCGGTTCTACTTCATCGATGTCCGCAGACGTTTGGTTTGAGCATAGAGACGAACCTGAAGCCGGTGACTGAGTTCTTTCTGGAGAAAGGTTACGGGTTAGATGAGATAGGGGTGATGATCTCTAGATACGGAGCTTTGTATACTTTCAGCTTGAAGGAGAATCTGATGCCTAAGTGGGATTACTTTCAGACGACGATGGATTATCCCAACTCGGAGCTGGTCAAGTTTCCGCAGTTTTTCGGGTATAGTCTCCAGGAGAGGATCAAGCCGAGGTACGAGCTGGTGAAGAGGAGCGGGGTGAGGCTGCTGTTGAATCAGGTTTTGTCCTTGTCCGGAGTTGAGTTCGAGAAAGTTGttaagaagaagatgatgaagaaactTGTGTCTGATCATCATCAGCAAAAGTAG
- the LOC108827325 gene encoding receptor-like protein 48 isoform X1, translated as MHSCCARKIILWSLCLIFSLSYSMLVCASTPPKHLCRQDQRDALWEFKSEFHLRNMAANEKTQTWKNNSDCCSWDGITCDPKTGKVVELNLWSGSLNGPLRSSSGLFKLQYLQSLNLNSNNLAGTLPDSIGDLKYLKELSLSGCNLFGNLPSSLGNLSHLTLLDLDGNGFTGELPDSLGNLKQLTKLLLPSSKLSGKFPQVLLNLTELTAINLVSNQLEGTLPSNMSSLSKLEYFDVGSNSFSGFVPSSLITIPSLVHLSLERNHFNRLLEIGNISSPSKLKTLSLGGNRLSGPIPGFISKLVELSSLDLSFWDTLRGTVDFSVFLHLKSLMVLDISTLNTRSIVDMSLFSRFESLSLLSLSRNTVKFSSTLRIASPIGSLALASCNISEFPKFLQTQTSLVSLDISQNQIKGRVPAWLWRLPGLTYVDFYRNSFTGFDGPPDVLRRNEIEMLDISSNAFHGPFPLLPKSTTFLAASDNQFSGQIPTTICEMVSLEALVLSNNNFTGSIPRCFKNLNTKLSLLHLRNNSLSGNFPEESVSVGLVSLDVGRNKLSGELPKSLMNCARLEFLNVEGNMFNGTFPYWLRSLPDLQVLVLRSNKFHGPLLYSPPPRGSLISFPKLRIFDISRNILSGVLPVDYFSGWSTMSSGVYTPDNKQNRFIGITFNYRKAVVLATKGTEREFLGTSFSIYKIIDLSGNRFQGDIPKSISLLKELIVLNMSNNAFTGTIPPFLSNLTNLQSLDLSKNRLSSKIPPELGKLTFLAWMNFSYNKLEGPIPQGTQIQSQDSSSFLQNPGLCGPPLQKTCSGGGEEEDTRKQDHQEDEENDQVLSWIAAAIGFVPGVLCGLAIGHVLISYRQDWFKRIFQLT; from the coding sequence aTGCATTCTTGTTGTGCAAGGAAGATAATACTATGGAGCttgtgtttaatattttctctttCTTACTCAATGCTTGTTTGCGCTTCTACTCCTCCTAAGCACTTGTGCCGTCAAGACCAGAGGGATGCTCTTTGGGAGTTCAAGAGCGAGTTCCATCTCAGAAATATGGCTGCCAATGAGAAGACACAGACGTGGAAAAACAACAGCGATTGCTGTTCTTGGGATGGTATCACTTGTGATCCTAAGACGGGGAAAGTCGTTGAGTTAAATCTCTGGAGCGGTTCTCTCAATGGCCCTTTAAGATCTAGTAGCGGTCTATTTAAACTACAGTATCTTCAGAGTCTTAATCTTAACTCAAATAATCTTGCCGGCACTCTACCAGATTCCATCGGCGACCTCAAATACTTGAAGGAATTGAGTCTTTCTGGATGCAATTTGTTTGGGAACCTTCCTTCTTCGCTCGGAAATCTTTCCCATCTCACTCTTCTTGATCTTGATGGTAATGGTTTCACCGGTGAACTACCAGATTCGCTCGGCAACTTAAAACAACTAACAAAGTTGCTGCTTCCATCGAGCAAACTCAGCGGGAAATTTCCTCAAGTGCTACTCAATCTGACCGAGCTCACTGCGATCAACCTTGTTTCCAACCAGCTCGAAGGTACACTCCCATCAAACATGAGTAGCCTCTCCAAACTCGAGTATTTTGATGTCGGTTCAAATTCATTTTCTGGATTTGTTCCTTCGTCTCTTATCACGATCCCTTCTTTGGTCCATCTCTCCCTGGAAAGGAATCACTTCAACCGTCTCCTTGAGATTGGGAATATCTCTTCACCatcaaaacttaaaacattAAGCCTTGGAGGTAACAGGCTCAGTGGGCCAATCCCGGGATTTATATCAAAACTAGTCGAGCTCTCATCTCTCGACCTCTCTTTTTGGGACACACTGAGGGGCACGGTGGATTTCAGCGTCTTCTTGCATCTCAAGTCACTCATGGTCCTTGACATCTCCacactcaatacaagaagtatCGTCGACATGAGTCTCTTCTCCCGTTTCGAGTCGCTTAGCTTACTGAGTCTTTCACGAAATACTGTGAAGTTCAGCTCAACCCTCCGTATTGCTTCACCCATTGGATCCTTGGCTCTAGCGTCATGCAATATCTCTGAATTTCCAAAGTTTCTACAAACGCAAACCAGTTTGGTTAGCTTGGACATTTCTCAGAATCAAATCAAAGGGCGAGTACCAGCGTGGTTGTGGAGACTGCCAGGATTGACGTACGTAGACTTTTACCGGAATTCATTTACTGGTTTTGACGGCCCACCGGATGTTCTTCGGAGAAATGAAATAGAAATGCTCGATATAAGCTCGAACGCTTTCCACGGTCCGTTCCCTTTGTTACCAAAATCCACGACGTTTCTTGCCGCCTCCGATAATCAGTTTTCGGGTCAGATTCCAACAACAATCTGCGAGATGGTTTCTCTTGAAGCACTTGTTTTATCCAACAACAACTTCACCGGTTCTATCCCTCGGTGTTTCAAGAATCTCAATACCAAGCTTTCTCTCTTGCATCTCCGTAACAACAGCCTCTCTGGTAACTTCCCGGAGGAATCTGTCAGCGTTGGCTTGGTTTCGCTTGACGTTGGCCGCAACAAGTTATCAGGAGAGCTTCCCAAGTCTCTGATGAACTGCGCTCGCCTCGAGTTTCTGAACGTCGAAGGCAACATGTTCAACGGCACGTTTCCTTATTGGTTGAGATCGTTGCCTGATCTGCAAGTTCTCGTCCTTCGTTCAAACAAGTTCCACGGGCCGCTGCTATATTCTCCTCCTCCAAGGGGTTCTCTAATAAGTTTCCCCAAGCTTCGAATCTTTGACATCTCTAGAAATATCCTCTCTGGAGTCCTGCCGGTTGATTACTTTTCTGGTTGGAGTACAATGTCTTCGGGTGTATACACTCCAGATAATAAGCAGAATAGGTTTATAGGAATAACCTTTAACTATCGTAAGGCGGTGGTCCTGGCTACCAAAGGTACAGAGAGGGAGTTTCTTGGCACTAGTTTCAGCATCTACAAAATCATTGACCTCTCAGGAAATAGATTCCAAGGAGATATCCCAAAATCCATTTCCTTGCTCAAGGAGCTGATTGTTCTCAACATGTCAAACAACGCTTTCACAGGCACTATTCCACCATTTCTGTCCAACTTGACCAATCTTCAGTCACTAGATCTATCCAAAAACAGATTGTCAAGCAAAATCCCACCCGAGCTCGGGAAACTCACGTTTCTCGCGTGGATGAACTTCTCTTACAACAAGCTCGAAGGTCCAATACCACAAGGCACTCAGATTCAAAGTCAGGATAGTTCTTCATTCCTACAGAATCCTGGGTTGTGCGGTCCTCCTCTTCAGAAAACCTGCagtggaggaggagaagaagaagacacaagAAAGCAAGATCatcaagaagatgaagaaaatgatcaaGTTTTGAGTTGGATCGCAGCTGCAATAGGCTTTGTACCTGGTGTATTATGTGGATTAGCCATCGGCCATGTTCTGATATCATATAGACAAGACTGGTTCAAGAGGATCTTTCAACTAACATAA
- the LOC108817164 gene encoding transcription termination factor MTERF5, chloroplastic isoform X2, with protein sequence MQTFSQIGPSEIFFIARRDNPCTRAQLWFTGRLHFRQDSFGFRLKNRVVEYSARPVPPNLIAAEKEEAKAVLTLFFKKQGLSNSVSVRIINKSDLFIDHLVSRLHSVHKSRYLVGRELTTLEIRDSLIPYLEQLHEQHGHLLSDLVVSFPDPPPEDRPASSSSPPLAPLTAPPGLAADTKKLRAVSRVSELDTEGSLRPQTLYLLDLGLNLEQIKTITRKFAAFPYYSLEGKIKPVVEFLLDLGIPKSDIPTILCKRPQICGISLTDNLKPTMAFLETLGIDKNQWAKIIYRFPAILTYSRQKLISTVEFLTQTGLTEEQIGKILTRCPNIMSYSVEDKLRPTMEYFESLNVDVAVLLHRCPQTFGLSIETNLKPVTEFFLEKGYGLDEIGVMISRYGALYTFSLKENLMPKWDYFQTTMDYPNSELVKFPQFFGYSLQERIKPRYELVKRSGVRLLLNQVLSLSGVEFEKVVKKKMMKKLVSDHHQQK encoded by the exons ATGCAAACATTTAGTCAGATAGGACCGTCGGAGATTTTCTTCATCGCTAGAAGAGACAACCCCTGTACGAG GGCACAGCTTTGGTTCACAGGAAGACTCCATTTCCGACAAGACTCATTTG GGTTTCGCTTAAAGAACAGAGTCGTCGAGTACAGCGCGAGACCTGTCCCTCCAAACCTGATCGcagcagagaaagaagaagccaAAGCCGTCCTAACCCTCTTCTTCAAGAAGCAAGGTCTCAGCAACAGCGTCTCCGTCAGGATCATCAACAAATCCGATCTCTTCATCGACCACCTAGTCTCCAGACTCCACTCCGTTCACAAATCCCGTTACCTCGTGGGAAGAGAGCTCACCACGCTCGAGATACGAGACTCTCTCATCCCTTACCTCGAACAGCTCCACGAACAACACGGCCATCTCCTCTCTGACCTCGTCGTCAGCTTCCCCGATCCACCACCCGAAGACagaccagcttcttcttcttcaccaccTCTAGCTCCACTCACAGCACCTCCTGGTCTCGCTGCAGACACTAAGAAACTAAGAGCCGTCTCTCGCGTCAGCGAGCTCGACACAGAAGGTTCTTTACGTCCTCAGACGCTCTACCTCCTCGACCTCGGCCTCAACCTCGAGCAGATCAAAACAATCACCCGCAAGTTCGCAGCGTTTCCTTACTACAGCCTCGAGGGAAAGATCAAACCCGTCGTGGAGTTTCTCCTAGACCTAGGTATCCCCAAGTCAGACATTCCCACCATCCTCTGCAAGAGGCCGCAGATCTGCGGGATAAGCCTAACCGATAACCTCAAACCAACGATGGCCTTCTTGGAGACGTTAGGCATCGACAAGAACCAATGGGCGAAGATCATCTACCGTTTCCCGGCCATCTTGACTTACAGCAGGCAGAAACTCATCTCCACCGTCGAGTTCTTGACCCAAACCGGTTTAACCGAAGAACAGATCGGGAAGATCTTGACTCGTTGTCCGAACATCATGTCCTACAGCGTGGAGGACAAGCTACGTCCCACGATGGAGTACTTCGAGTCTCTGAACGTCGACGTGGCGGTTCTACTTCATCGATGTCCGCAGACGTTTGGTTTGAGCATAGAGACGAACCTGAAGCCGGTGACTGAGTTCTTTCTGGAGAAAGGTTACGGGTTAGATGAGATAGGGGTGATGATCTCTAGATACGGAGCTTTGTATACTTTCAGCTTGAAGGAGAATCTGATGCCTAAGTGGGATTACTTTCAGACGACGATGGATTATCCCAACTCGGAGCTGGTCAAGTTTCCGCAGTTTTTCGGGTATAGTCTCCAGGAGAGGATCAAGCCGAGGTACGAGCTGGTGAAGAGGAGCGGGGTGAGGCTGCTGTTGAATCAGGTTTTGTCCTTGTCCGGAGTTGAGTTCGAGAAAGTTGttaagaagaagatgatgaagaaactTGTGTCTGATCATCATCAGCAAAAGTAG
- the LOC108827325 gene encoding receptor-like protein 48 isoform X2: protein MHSCCARKIILWSLCLIFSLSYSMLVCASTPPKHLCRQDQRDALWEFKSEFHLRNMAANEKTQTWKNNSDCCSWDGITCDPKTGKVVELNLWSGSLNGPLRSSSGLFKLQYLQSLNLNSNNLAGTLPDSIGDLKYLKELSLSGCNLFGNLPSSLGNLSHLTLLDLDGNGFTGELPDSLGNLKQLTKLLLPSSKLSGKFPQVLLNLTELTAINLVSNQLEGTLPSNMSSLSKLEYFDVGSNSFSGFVPSSLITIPSLVHLSLERNHFNRLLEIGNISSPSKLKTLSLGGNRLSGPIPGFISKLVELSSLDLSFWDTLRGTVDFSVFLHLKSLMVLDISTLNTRSIVDMSLFSRFESLSLLSLSRNTVKFSSTLRIASPIGSLALASCNISEFPKFLQTQTSLVSLDISQNQIKGRVPAWLWRLPGLTYVDFYRNSFTGFDGPPDVLRRNEIEMLDISSNAFHGPFPLLPKSTTFLAASDNQFSGQIPTTICEMVSLEALVLSNNNFTGSIPRCFKNLNTKLSLLHLRNNSLSGNFPEESVSVGLVSLDVGRNKLSGELPKSLMNCARLEFLNVEGNMFNGTFPYWLRSLPDLQVLVLRSNKFHGPLLYSPPPRGSLISFPKLRIFDISRNILSGVLPVDYFSGWSTMSSGVYTPDNKQNRFIGVSFTNYSKSVVLTNKGSKMEFLGSSFNIYKTTDVSENRFQGEIPESMGLLKELIVLNMSNNAFVGHIPPSLSNLTNLQSLDISSNSLSGEIPQDVGKLAFLAWMNFSYNMLEGTIPQGTQIQSQNSSSFLQKDLQWWRRRRHKKGRWRRGSGKLSSI from the exons aTGCATTCTTGTTGTGCAAGGAAGATAATACTATGGAGCttgtgtttaatattttctctttCTTACTCAATGCTTGTTTGCGCTTCTACTCCTCCTAAGCACTTGTGCCGTCAAGACCAGAGGGATGCTCTTTGGGAGTTCAAGAGCGAGTTCCATCTCAGAAATATGGCTGCCAATGAGAAGACACAGACGTGGAAAAACAACAGCGATTGCTGTTCTTGGGATGGTATCACTTGTGATCCTAAGACGGGGAAAGTCGTTGAGTTAAATCTCTGGAGCGGTTCTCTCAATGGCCCTTTAAGATCTAGTAGCGGTCTATTTAAACTACAGTATCTTCAGAGTCTTAATCTTAACTCAAATAATCTTGCCGGCACTCTACCAGATTCCATCGGCGACCTCAAATACTTGAAGGAATTGAGTCTTTCTGGATGCAATTTGTTTGGGAACCTTCCTTCTTCGCTCGGAAATCTTTCCCATCTCACTCTTCTTGATCTTGATGGTAATGGTTTCACCGGTGAACTACCAGATTCGCTCGGCAACTTAAAACAACTAACAAAGTTGCTGCTTCCATCGAGCAAACTCAGCGGGAAATTTCCTCAAGTGCTACTCAATCTGACCGAGCTCACTGCGATCAACCTTGTTTCCAACCAGCTCGAAGGTACACTCCCATCAAACATGAGTAGCCTCTCCAAACTCGAGTATTTTGATGTCGGTTCAAATTCATTTTCTGGATTTGTTCCTTCGTCTCTTATCACGATCCCTTCTTTGGTCCATCTCTCCCTGGAAAGGAATCACTTCAACCGTCTCCTTGAGATTGGGAATATCTCTTCACCatcaaaacttaaaacattAAGCCTTGGAGGTAACAGGCTCAGTGGGCCAATCCCGGGATTTATATCAAAACTAGTCGAGCTCTCATCTCTCGACCTCTCTTTTTGGGACACACTGAGGGGCACGGTGGATTTCAGCGTCTTCTTGCATCTCAAGTCACTCATGGTCCTTGACATCTCCacactcaatacaagaagtatCGTCGACATGAGTCTCTTCTCCCGTTTCGAGTCGCTTAGCTTACTGAGTCTTTCACGAAATACTGTGAAGTTCAGCTCAACCCTCCGTATTGCTTCACCCATTGGATCCTTGGCTCTAGCGTCATGCAATATCTCTGAATTTCCAAAGTTTCTACAAACGCAAACCAGTTTGGTTAGCTTGGACATTTCTCAGAATCAAATCAAAGGGCGAGTACCAGCGTGGTTGTGGAGACTGCCAGGATTGACGTACGTAGACTTTTACCGGAATTCATTTACTGGTTTTGACGGCCCACCGGATGTTCTTCGGAGAAATGAAATAGAAATGCTCGATATAAGCTCGAACGCTTTCCACGGTCCGTTCCCTTTGTTACCAAAATCCACGACGTTTCTTGCCGCCTCCGATAATCAGTTTTCGGGTCAGATTCCAACAACAATCTGCGAGATGGTTTCTCTTGAAGCACTTGTTTTATCCAACAACAACTTCACCGGTTCTATCCCTCGGTGTTTCAAGAATCTCAATACCAAGCTTTCTCTCTTGCATCTCCGTAACAACAGCCTCTCTGGTAACTTCCCGGAGGAATCTGTCAGCGTTGGCTTGGTTTCGCTTGACGTTGGCCGCAACAAGTTATCAGGAGAGCTTCCCAAGTCTCTGATGAACTGCGCTCGCCTCGAGTTTCTGAACGTCGAAGGCAACATGTTCAACGGCACGTTTCCTTATTGGTTGAGATCGTTGCCTGATCTGCAAGTTCTCGTCCTTCGTTCAAACAAGTTCCACGGGCCGCTGCTATATTCTCCTCCTCCAAGGGGTTCTCTAATAAGTTTCCCCAAGCTTCGAATCTTTGACATCTCTAGAAATATCCTCTCTGGAGTCCTGCCGGTTGATTACTTTTCTGGTTGGAGTACAATGTCTTCGGGTGTATACACTCCAGATAATAAGCAGAATAG GTTTATTGGAGTTAGCTTTACAAACTATAGCAAGTCTGTGGTTCTGACTAACAAAGGTTCAAAGATGGAGTTTCTTGGTAGTAGTTTCAATATCTACAAAACCACCGATGTCTCGGAAAACAGATTCCAAGGAGAGATCCCCGAATCCATGGGTTTACTCAAGGAACTGATTGTGCTCAACATGTCAAACAACGCTTTCGTAGGCCATATTCCACCATCTCTGTCCAACTTGACCAATCTCCAATCGCTAGATATATCCAGTAACAGTTTATCAGGAGAAATCCCACAGGATGTCGGGAAACTCGCGTTTCTGGCGTGGATGAACTTCTCTTACAACATGCTCGAAGGTACAATACCACAGGGCACTCAGATTCAAAGCCAGAATAGCTCTTCATTTCTACAAAAAGACCTGCAgtggtggagaagaagaagacacaagAAAGGAAGATGGAGAAGAGGATCAGGAAAATTATCAAGTATTTAG
- the LOC130507975 gene encoding uncharacterized protein LOC130507975, translating into MRAVLLWTISDFPAYGMLSGWTTHGRLSCPYCHGSTDAFQLKNGRKSCWFDCHRRFLPVAHPYRRNKTLFRKNKVVRDSPPPYLTGQQIEEDIDYYGAQKTVKQGGNWHVPGNMPDGYGVSHNWHKKSIFWELPYWKDLLLRHNLDVMHIEKNFFDNIMNTILNVPGKTKDNKKSRMDVPDICSRSELHIKSNGNVPVPSFRLSSEAKSTLFDWVASEVKFPDGYVSNLSRCVERGQKFSGMKSHDCHVFMQRLLPFAFAELLLTNVHEALAAIRAFFRDLSTRTFKEEVIEQLHENIPIIVCNLEKIFPPSFFDVMEHLVVHLPYEALLRGPVHNGWMYPYERSMKHLKGKARNLAKVEGSIVAGSLTAETSNFTSYYFASTVRTRKRVPRRYDDGGVPQSYAVDGVPDIFCQIGRFGGKLREVWWSSDEDKHSAHTYILLNCEDAVMRSFESLFVSQVEEAIPGISGTEVDARKDKHFVKWLKGQVDYDDPYYPVWFHDLIQGPVAKVTTSSMYFTRGFTFHTYEYGRRRATSNYGICVKGETDFYGILQEIIEVEFPGLLKLKCVLFKCEWFDPVENRGVRFNKFGVVDIHSGRRYNKFEPFILASQAEQVSFLPYPRLRSSGINWLTAIKITPRGRIVAGEEPPLQEEDAINEVEVPDQQTDEILLIDSDNCQYEDLPEDVTDEAREDEFDRSDDDHCSDVDENSNDSS; encoded by the exons atgcgagcaGTTCTGCTGTGGacgataagtgactttcctgcttatggaATGTTGTCTGGCTGGACAACTCATGGAAggttatcttgtccatattgtcatGGATCTACGGATgcttttcaactgaagaatggtagaaagagttgttggtttgattgtcatcgtcgatttcttccTGTTGCCCATCCTTACAGAAGAaataagacattgtttaggaaaaacaaagttgtcAGAGACAGTCCTCCTCCATATCTCACAGGCCAGCAGATCGAGGAGGACATTGATTATTACGGAGCTCAGAAAACTGTGAAGCAAGGAGGAAACTGGCATGTTCCTGGTAATATGCCTGATGGGTATGGGGTTTCTCAcaattggcataagaaaagtatattttgggagctaCCTTACTGGAAAGATCTTCTTTTACGCCACAACctggatgtgatgcatatagagaagaacttttttgacaacatcatgaatacaatactgAACGTCccagggaagacaaaagataacaaaaagtcAAGGATGGACGTACccgatatttgctcaagaagtgaGTTACATATCAAGAGCAATGGAAATGTTCCTGTTCCCAGCTTTCGATTGTCATCAGAAGCAAAGTCAACTTTGTTTGACTGGGTTGCATCAGAAGTGAAGTTTCCTGATGGTTACGTTTCAAATCTGTCAAGATGTGTTGAACGAGGTCAAAAGTTCTCAggaatgaagagtcatgattgtcatgtgtttatgcaacgactacttccatTCGCTTTTGCTGAGCTCCTTCTAACAaatgtacatgaagcacttgcag CGATCAGAGCTTTCTTCAGAGACCTTAGCACACGTACGTTCAAGGAAGAAGTCATCGAACAACTTCATGAGAACATCCCGATCATAGTGTGCAACctagagaagatatttcctccatcattttttgacgtcatggaacatCTAGTTGTCCACCTCCCGTACGAAGCATTACTTCGCGGACCTGTTCACaatggatggatgtatccaTATGAGCGCTCTATGAAACATTTGAAGGGGAAAGCAAGAAATCTTGCAAAGGTGGAAGGTTCGATTGTGGCTGGAAGTTTGACAGCAGAAACATCTAACTTCACATCATACTACTTTGCTTCAACGGTTCGTACGAGGAAAAGAGTTCctagaagatatgatgatggtggagtaCCGCAATCTTATGCAGTAGACGGTGTTCCTGACATTTTCTGCCAAATTGGACGGTTTGGTGGTAAACTGAGAGAAGTATGGTGGTCCAGTGATGAGGATAAGCATAGTGCCCACACTTATATTCTGCTCAACTGCGAGGATGCTGTGATGCGTTCTTTTGAAAG CTTGTTTGTATCTCAAGTTGAAGAAGCAATACCAGGAATATCCGGAACCGAGGTGGATGCAAGGAAAGATAAGCACTTTGTCAAGTGGTTAAAAGGACag GTTGATTATGACGATCCATATTATCCTGTATGGTTTCATGATTTGATCCAAGGTCCAGTagcaaaggtcaccacatcatCTATGTACTTCACACGAGGTTTCACTTTTCATACATATGAGTATGGGAGACGTCGGGCAACGAGCAACTACGGGatatgtgtgaaaggtgaaacagacttttacgggatcttgcaagagattattgaagtggaatttccagggtTGTTGAAGCTAAAATGTGTCCTCTTCAAATGCGAGTGGTTCGACCCGGTGGAGAACCgtggtgttcggtttaacaaatttggtGTTGTGGATATCCATTCTGGGAGAAGAtataacaaattcgagcctttcatcttagcttcccAAGCCGAACAAGTTAGCTTCCTTCCATACCCTCGCCTTCGAAGTTCTGGGATAAATTGGTTAACTGCTATCAAAATAACACCTCGTGGACGGATTGttgctggagaagaaccacctttgcaagaagaagatgcaatcAATGAAGTTGAGGTACCTGATCAACAAACTGATGAAATTCTTTTGATCGACTCGGATAACTGTCaatatgaagatcttcccgaaGATGTGACGGATGAAGCACGTGAAGATGAGTTCGATAGAAGCGATGATGATCATTGTAGTGATGTTGATGAGAACTCAAACGATTCTTCATGA
- the LOC130508674 gene encoding uncharacterized protein LOC130508674, with amino-acid sequence MPSLSDLFKMTHAKPDGTFVDPASEKLFNTVAARVDERETQLTQQSPDGLPVKLTTEEVDRIFEEVAPRKKGRTVGIGSVNEVARATSSYSSRQAQETSQMQARLDTQQERLDSLENLLDIMAMGNPTCRERWRPDEKLSGCNNGIPNLPIQWSGNERRGTERDRLL; translated from the exons ATGCCATCTTTGTCCGACCTCTTCAAGATGACTCACGCCAAACCGGACGGGACTTTTGTTGATCCTGCATCCGAGAAGCTCTTCAACACTGTGGCTGCTCGGGTTGATGAGCGGGAGACGCAACTTACCCAGCAGTCTCCGGATGGATTACCCGTCAAATTGACGACGGAAGAGGTCGACAGGATCTTCGAggag gtcGCTCCAAGAAAGAAGGGTCGGACGGTGGGAATCGGTTCTGTAAACGAAGTCGCAAGGGCGACTTCGTCTTACTCTTCTAGACAGGCCCAAGAGACTTCTCAGATGCAGGCTCGATTGGATACCCAGCAGGAGCGTTTAGACTCTCTCGAGAACCTGTTGGATATTATGGCGATGGGGAACCCAACATGCAGAGAGCGTTGGCGGCCAGACGAGAAGCTCTCGGGATGCAACAACGGGATCCCGAATCTACCGATCCAGTGGAGCGGGAACGAGCGGAGAGGGACCGAGCGGGACCGGCTACTTTGA